The following proteins are encoded in a genomic region of Triticum dicoccoides isolate Atlit2015 ecotype Zavitan chromosome 1B, WEW_v2.0, whole genome shotgun sequence:
- the LOC119349207 gene encoding myosin-17-like isoform X1, which produces MAGTLNIVVGSHVWLEDKDLAWIDGEVFRIEGLNAHVRTTNGKTVTASISNIHPKDTEILPDGIDDMTRLSYLHEPGVLDNLAVRYAKNIIYTYTGNILIAINPFQRLPHIAEPSTMEKYKGANFGELDPHVFALADVSYRQMMNEEKSNSILVSGESGAGKTETTKLLMRYLAFLGGRSKTGGRTVEQQVLESNPVLEAFGNAKTVRNNNSSRFGKFVEIHFDKSGKISGAAIRTYLLERSRVCQINSPERNYHCFYFLCSAPSEDIKRYKLGDPSSFHYLNQSSCIKVDGMSDAEEYLATRSAMNTVGITEQEQEATFRVVAAVLHLGNINFVKGRDADSSVVKDEKAKFHLNAAAELLMCDREKLENALIKRKINTPEGVITTTVDPNSATVSRDGLAKQIYCRLFDWLVNRLNASIGQDAQSARLIGVLDIYGFESFKTNSFEQLCINFTNEKLQQHFNQNVFKMEQEEYNREQIDWSYIEFVDNQDVLDLIERKPGGIIALLDEACMFPKCTHESFSQKLYEKFKNNKRFSKPKLSRTAFTIQHYAGEVTYQSDHFLDKNRDYVVVEHEELLNASKCSFVSGLFPSVPEENTKSSKSSIANRFKGQLHELMETLSSTEPHYIRCVKPNNLLKPATFENINVLQQLRCSGVLEAIRISCAGYPTRKLFHDFLQRFRILAPEILKERNDDKVICRKILDKTELQGYQIGRTKVFLRAGQMAELDARRTEVRSKAARVIQSRYHTHVARQKFLAIRDTSVSFQSIVRVILACKRRAFLRNQVAALKVQKSVRWYLAFKSYSTMRCAAITLQAGLRAFGAYKEYVHRKQRKASIHIQARWRCHRDNSNYLKLKRSVLIYQCAWRRRIARRELRKLKMAARDTENLKVEKEKLEEHVEELTSRLGLEMKLRADLENSKAGEISKLQAALREMEHRVEEATAVQESESAKRAVEEALAQEREKITILTNEVEGIKVLLSREREENTATKNDLAIAQERCEDLNGKIEVADENIKQLRDTVKRFEENVTELESSLMTEKQHNEATRGELGEAHQRIEELLRQVADADGKSTVLQSTVQRLEESLTEREGTLLLERQESEAIKKSLAEARGENEELVHKTEVAEKDIARFQNNIERLEEAARTFETSLLAEKQHSAAIMSQLAETKEEIEELQKKFTDANRTNDTLQDSLKRLEETAAARDALHVAEKKEHGQTKEALSKSQERNSELLKKVDESEKTINKLMENVKRLEKHATSRESLLLKTKQNQDGTTKALAEAEKRNQELMKSSEDSDKKISLLEDSVNRLEECIAEKDSLLATERQENNATKEELANAQKKTKELVNELQHCQEISKRLEQDGTAKDALLISEKQTHEATKKTLTETLGRNEELIKKIQDSDKHSLQLQLTIERLQENTSAKEALLLREREQNNATMKVQEESQEKNSQLLKKFEDVDKKIDLLQGTIQRLGDHTEKDTLLLSERQEKDELKKALTETEYKNEELTIKIGETNKKIEHLQNSIHMLEQDIVAKDASLEAEKQENDAIRKSLVEAQERNDELFMKIRDGEYKAHQLQDTVQKLQVDAISRLSSFVLEKQESDAVKKALTEARGRNEDLIRRNEDLLDRNDDLIKKVEELQETVQRLEGKSSNLEAENQTLRQHSIVSTPSTAKSQASYSKISMIHRSQENGHILNGNVPYAEMRSSFGTAETRPYMGSAPDLTIHRDYDTGEKMQRVLLSEAYQQPQDDQKLLLKYITQHLGFSGSKPVAALLIYQYLLHSRSFEVTKTGVFDSILQAINSATEAQHDTRSLAYWLSNLSTLSVLLQRSFRTARTATSVPYRRKMSYDRIYQANQASGLAYLSGQLLDEPGASHQIDAKYPALLFKQQLVDLIEKVYGLLSDKLKKELNPLLELCIQDPRTSQAKASVSSAGLGQHNQLTHWLGIVKILNSYLYLLIANHVPTILVHKLLTQIFSMVNVQLFNRLLLRRECCSFSNGEHIRAGLAQLKHWCNDVAQEPADSAWEALRHIRQAADFLVMSRKPMRTWREIRNEICPALSLQQLERIVGMYWDDMNGTNVLSAEFTSSMRVTLHEESNSLSSFSVLLDDDSSIPFSLDDIAKSMPNIEDTVESDLMPFIRENQSLALILQRRD; this is translated from the exons ACCTATACTGGCAATATTTTGATTGCAATAAATCCATTCCAAAGGCTGCCTCATATTGCTGAACCCAGTACTATGGAGAAGTACAAAGGTGCAAATTTTGGTGAGCTTGATCCTCATGTATTTGCACTCGCTGACGTTTCTTACAG GCAAATGATGAATGAGGAAAAGAGCAACTCCATTTTGGTGAGTGGTGAAAGTGGTGCTGGTAAAACTGAAACCACAAAGCTGCTTATGAGATATCTTGCATTTTTGGGTGGACGATCTAAAACTGGAGGGAGGACCGTTGAACAACAAGTTTTAGAA TCAAATCCGGTCCTCGAAGCATTTGGCAATGCAAAAACTGTTCGGAACAACAACTCAAG TCGATTTGGAAAATTTGTTGAAATCCACTTTGACAAGAGTGGGAAGATATCTGGTGCAGCCATTAGGACATATTTGCTTGAGCGATCTCGTGTTTGCCAAATCAATAGCCCAGAGAGGAATTATCACTGTTTTTACTTCCTGTGTTCAGCACCATCGGAG GACATTAAAAGGTATAAGCTGGGCGACCCTTCGTCGTTTCACTATCTCAACCAATCTTCCTGCATTAAAGTTGATGGAATGAGTGATGCTGAGGAGTATCTTGCAACAAGAAGTGCGATGAATACAGTTGGCATAACTGAGCAGGAACAG GAGGCTACATTTCGGGTTGTTGCTGCTGTGCTTCACCTTGGGAACATCAATTTTGTTAAAGGGAGAGATGCAGATTCATCTGTAGTAAAGGATGAGAAAGCTAAGTTCCATCTGAATGCAGCAGCAGAGCTCTTGAT GTGTGACCGTGAGAAGCTGGAGAATGCACTGATAAAGAGGAAAATAAATACGCCAGAAGGAGTGATTACCACAACAGTTGATCCTAATTCTGCTACTGTTAGCAGGGATGGCTTAGCAAAACAAATATATTGCCGACTATTTGACTG GCTTGTAAATAGGCTAAATGCGTCGATAGGACAAGATGCACAGTCAGCACGTTTGATTGGGGTGCTTGATATATATGGTTTTGAAAGTTTTAAGACTAACAG CTTTGAGCAATTATGCATCAATTTCACCAACGAAAAACTGCAACAGCATTTTAATCAG AATGTCTTCAAAATGGAGCAGGAAGAGTATAATCGAGAGCAGATCGACTGGAGTTACATAGAATTCGTTGACAATCAAGATGTGCTGGACTTGATTGAGAGG AAACCTGGTGGAATTATTGCACTTCTTGATGAAGCTTG TATGTTTCCGAAATGCACGCATGAATCATTTTCTCAGAAGCTGTATGAGAAGTTCAAGAACAACAAAAGGTTTAGCAAACCAAAGCTTTCTCGTACTGCATTTACAATTCAACATTACGCAGGAGAA GTAACCTATCAGTCCGATCATTTCCTGGACAAAAACAGAGATTATGTAGTGGTAGAACATGAAGAATTGCTTAATGCTTCCAAGTGCTCCTTTGTATCAGGGTTATTCCCATCAGTACCAGAGGAGAACACAAAATCGTCAAAGTCATCAATCGCTAATCGATTTAAG GGGCAACTCCACGAACTAATGGAGACTTTGAGTTCTACAGAACCTCATTACATTAGATGTGTTAAGCCCAATAATCTTCTTAAGCCTGCTACTTTTGAGAACATCAATGTTCTGCAGCAACTTCGATGTTCG GGTGTTCTTGAAGCTATCAGAATAAGCTGTGCTGGATACCCTACACGAAAATTATTTCATGATTTTCTTCAACGGTTTCGGATCCTTGCTCCTGAAATTTTGAAAGAAAG AAACGATGACAAAGTAATCTGCCGAAAGATTTTGGACAAAACAGAACTCCAAGGTTATCAG ATTGGAAGAACTAAGGTGTTCCTAAGAGCGGGTCAGATGGCTGAACTGGATGCTAGAAGAACTGAAGTGCGGAGTAAAGCAGCTAGAGTTATTCAGAGTAGATATCACACTCATGTTGCTCGTCAGAAATTCCTTGCAATACGCGACACATCTGTATCTTTTCAATCTATTGTTAGAG TAATATTGGCTTGTAAGCGGCGTGCATTCCTGAGAAATCAAGTTGCGGCGTTGAAAGTACAGAAAAGTGTCCGCTGGTACCTTGCTTTCAAGTCTTATTCTACAATGCGATGTGCAGCCATTACATTGCAGGCAGGATTGAGGGCTTTTGGTGCTTACAAAGAATATGTTCACAGAAAACAAAGGAAAGCTTCTATCCATATCCAG GCTCGGTGGCGTTGCCACAGAGATAATTCAAATTATCTTAAGCTGAAGAGATCAGTGTTGATTTATCAGTGTGCATGGCGAAGACGTATCGCTAGAAGAGAACTCAGAAAGCTTAAAATG GCTGCAAGAGATACAGAAAATCTGAAggtggagaaggagaaacttgaggaACACGTGGAAGAGCTAACAAGCCGTTTAGGTTTGGAAATGAAACTGAGG GCTGACTTAGAGAACAGCAAAGCAGGAGAAATCTCCAAATTACAGGCTGCCCTTCGTGAGATGGAGCATCGAGTAGAAGAAGCCACAGCAGTGCAGGAAAGTGAATCAGCCAAAAGGGCTGTTGAAGAAGCTCtagctcaagaaagagaaaaaatcaCTATATTGACTAATGAAGTTGAGGGGATCAAG GTACTACTATCAAGAGAACGAGAAGAAAACACTGCAACAAAGAATGATCTTGCTATTGCTCAGGAAAGATGTGAAGACCTGAATGGAAAAATCGAGGTTGCAGATGAAAACATCAAGCAGCTTAGAGATACTGTGAAAAG ATTTGAAGAGAATGTGACAGAGCTAGAATCTTCACTGATGACGGAGAAGCAACACAACGAGGCAACCAGAGGGGAACTTGGTGAAGCACACCAGAGAATTGAAGAACTACTGAGACAAGTTGCAGATGCTGATGGAAAATCCACCGTACTTCAGTCTACTGTGCAAAG GCTGGAAGAAAGTCTAACAGAGAGAGAGGGTACTTTGCTTCTAGAAAGGCAAGAAAGTGAGGCAATCAAGAAATCACTCGCTGAAGCTCGTGGAGAAAATGAAGAATTAGTCCATAAAACTGAAGTTGCTGAAAAGGACATTGCTAGGTTTCAAAACAACATCGAAAG ACTTGAAGAAGCTGCAAGAACATTTGAGACTTCATTGCTGGCTGAAAAACAGCACAGTGCTGCAATCATGTCACAGTTAGCTGAAACAAAGGAGGAAATTGAAGAACTGCAAAAGAAGTTTACAGATGCCAATAGGACAAATGACACGCTTCAAGATTCTTTGAAGAG GCTTGAAGAAACTGCAGCCGCAAGGGATGCCTTGCACGTAGCAGAAAAGAAAGAGCATGGTCAAACCAAAGAAGCGCTTTCTAAATCTCAGGAGAGAAATTCGGAATTGCTCAAGAAAGTTGATGAGTCTGAGAAAACTATAAATAAGCTGATGGAGAATGTCAAGAG ACTTGAGAAACATGCAACATCAAGGGAGTCATTGCTGTTAAAGACAAAGCAAAATCAGGATGGCACAACAAAAGCACTAGCTGAAGCTGAAAAGAGAAACCAAGAGTTAATGAAAAGCTCTGAGGATTCAGATAAGAAAATTAGTCTGCTTGAGGATTCAGTGAACAG ACTAGAAGAATGTATTGCAGAGAAAGACTCTCTATTGGCAACAGAAAGACAAGAAAACAATGCTACCAAGGAAGAACTAGCCAATGCCCAGAAAAAAACAAAGGAATTAGTAAATGAGTTACAACATTGCCAAGAAATCAGCAAGAG GCTTGAACAAGATGGTACTGCCAAAGATGCTTTACTGATATCAGAAAAACAAACACATGAGGCGACCAAGAAAACTCTGACTGAAACTCTGGGGAGAAATGAAGAGTTAATCAAGAAAATTCAGGATTCTGATAAACATAGTCTTCAGCTTCAGCTAACTATTGAGAG GCTTCAAGAAAATACATCTGCAAAGGAGGCTTTACTCTTGAGAGAACGAGAGCAAAACAATGCAACCATGAAGGTGCAAGAAGAAAGTCAAGAAAAAAATTCGCAATTACTAAAGAAATTTGAGGATGTTGACAAGAAAATTGACCTTCTACAAGGCACCATACAGCG GCTTGGCGACCATACAGAGAAAGACACGTTGCTGCTATCTGAGAGACAAGAGAAGGATGAATTGAAGAAAGCACTCACTGAGACTGAATACAAAAATGAAGAATTAACGATAAAAATTGGTGAAACCAACAAAAAAATTGAGCATCTGCAAAACAGTATACATAT GCTTGAACAAGACATAGTGGCGAAAGATGCTTCTTTGGAAGCTGAAAAACAAGAAAATGACGCAATTAGGAAATCTCTTGTTGAAGCTCAGGAGAGAAATGATGAGCTATTTATGAAAATTAGAGACGGTGAATACAAGGCCCACCAGCTCCAAGATACTGTGCAAAA GCTTCAAGTAGATGCCATATCAAGACTGTCTTCCTTCGTACTGGAGAAACAAGAAAGTGATGCTGTGAAGAAAGCACTTACTGAGGCTCGTGGAAGAAATGAAGATCTAATAAGGAGAAATGAAGACCTCCTTGATAGAAATGATGACCTTATCAAGAAAGTCGAAGAGCTTCAGGAGACCGTACAAAG GCTAGAAGGAAAATCATCTAACTTAGAGGCAGAAAACCAAACTCTTCGTCAGCATTCGATTGTGTCGACTCCATCTACCGCCAAATCTCAAGCTTCATACTCTAAAATCAGTATGATCCAT AGAAGTCAAGAAAATGGTCATATTTTAAATGGCAACGTACCATATGCTGAAATGAGGTCCTCGTTTGGTACAGCAGAAACAAGACCCTATATG GGTAGTGCCCCTGATTTGACTATCCACAGGGACTATGATACTGGGGAGAAAATGCAAAGGGTACTACTTAGTGAAGCATATCAG CAGCCCCAGGATGATCAGAAGTTATTACTTAAGTACATTACCCAACATCTTGGATTCTCTGGGAGCAAACCTGTTGCTGCTCTTCTTATATACCAATATCTTCTTCATTCGAGATCGTTTGAAGTCACAAAGACAGGTGTCTTTGACAGTATCCTACAGGCTATAAACTCAGCAACAGAG GCTCAACATGACACGAGAAGCTTGGCCTATTGGTTATCCAACTTATCGACATTATCAGTTCTCCTGCAACGCTCTTTTAGAACTGCTAGGACAGCAACCTCAGTTCCATATAGACGAAAAATGTCGTATGATAGGATTTATCAAGCTAATCAAGCATCTGGGCTTGCTTATTTAAGTGGTCAATTATTGGATGAACCTGGTGCATCGCACCAAATTGATGCAAAATATCCAGCTTTGCTCTTCAAGCAGCAGCTTGTGGATCTGATTGAAAAGGTGTACGGGTTGCTAAGTGACAAACTGAAGAAGGAGCTAAATCCATTGCTTGAGCTGTGCATTCAG GATCCAAGAACTTCTCAAGCAAAGGCCTCAGTGTCATCTGCTGGCTTGGGCCAACACAACCAACTCACACATTGGCTGGGCATcgtgaaaatcctcaacagctaCTTGTATCTGCTAATAGCCAACCAT GTTCCAACAATTTTGGTCCACAAGTTGCTAACCCAAATATTTTCTATGGTGAACGTCCAATTATTTAACAG ACTCCTTCTGCGTCGTGAGTGCTGTTCATTTAGCAACGGAGAACATATTAGAGCCGGATTagctcaactaaaacattggtgcaATGATGTTGCTCAAGAG CCTGCAGATTCAGCTTGGGAAGCACTGAGGCACATAAGACAGGCTGCCGATTtcctg GTCATGTCCCGAAAACCAATGAGGACATGGAGAGAGATACGCAATGAAATTTGTCCG GCTCTCAGCTTACAGCAGCTAGAGAGAATAGTTGGTATGTACTGGGACGATATGAATGGCACAAACGTGCTTTCAGCAGAG TTCACATCAAGCATGAGAGTAACCTTGCATGAAGAATCAAATAGCCTCTCCAGCTTTTCAGTCCTTCTGGATGATGATTCCAG CATACCCTTTTCGCTCGACGACATCGCAAAGTCGATGCCGAACATCGAGGACACGGTGGAGAGCGACCTGATGCCCTTTATTCGTGAAAACCAGAGCCTTGCACTTATATTGCAAAGGAGGGACTGA